The Shewanella sp. NFH-SH190041 genome has a window encoding:
- the gltB gene encoding glutamate synthase large subunit, translating into MSLYHPSFERDNCGFGLIAQMDGEPSHRIVRTAIHGLDRMKHRGGIAADGETGDGCGLLMQLPVKFFTAIAAENDWHLSRKFAVGMLFLSQDDTKAEHAQQLLAQELEKETLSIAGWRKVPINPDALGPIGRHTLPRIYQVLINSPIGWREKDLERRLYMARRRLEQQLTEDKDFYVASLSGQVIVYKGLMMPATLPTFYLDLADIRLQSSICLFHQRFSTNTSPKWPLAQPFRYLAHNGEINTITGNRQWARARAYKFNSPLLPDLQQAAPFVNESGSDSSSLDNMLEMLLSGGMDLYRAMRLLIPPAWQSNPEMDDDLKAFYDFNSMHMEPWDGPAGIVMTNGRHAACAVDRNGLRPSRYVITKDRILTLASEIGIWDYGPDEVIEKGRVGPGELLVLDTLDGRLYQSFEIDNDLKRRHPYKQWMAKNSQTLTPASQVPSAQHGNSEFSPQALLQFQKLFGYSREELEQIIWVLASKGEEATGSMGDDTPMAVLSRHTRSLYDYFRQKFAQVTNPAIDPLREKHVMSLTTCIGREQNLFNETTGNAYRVMFESPVLLFSDFSQLMTLDKTNYRADTLQLSYRPDEGLACAIARITDEAEKLARTGTTLLILSDRLITANTQLIPAAMAVGAVQQRLVDKSLRCDTNIIVETGSARDPHHFAVLLGFGATAIYPYLVYESIAALAQQQQLNDTRTLMLNYRQGIDKGLRKIMSKMGISTVGSYRCSQQFEAVGLADDVIKLCFNGVISRIQGAGFTQLAADQAKLHQQAFAPHKPLPQGGLLKYVARGEYHCFNPDVVSELQQALRQHDYQAYRRFAQRVDQRPVATLRDLLTLSLADTPLPLDSIEAAQSLYPRFDTAAMSIGALSPEAHEALAIAMNRLGGRSNSGEGGEDPRRFNTLRNSAIKQIASGRFGVTAHYLINADVLQIKIAQGAKPGEGGQLPGDKVSVDIAALRYARPGVTLISPPPHHDIYSIEDLAQLIFDLKQINPTAMVSVKLVSEPGIGTIATGVAKAYADMITVSGYDGGTGASPLTSVKYAGSPWELGLAEVHQALIRNGLRHKIRLQADGGLKTGLDVIKAALLGAESFGFGTVPMIALGCKYLRICHLNNCATGVATQHETLRQQHFHGKPEQVMAYFEFVAQDVREWMAKLGIHHFEQLIGRTDLLDTLPGETDKQQGLDLSALLETPPVHAHSTNRWQECNTPADPGRLNQTLLSHCQQAIEQDLGLSAQFKINNTDRSVGAALAGYIARHHGVKGCHQPLALTFQGTAGQSFGVWNSPGMALTLIGDANDYVGKGMSGGQLVLHPPLGSHFKTERSAIIGNTCLYGATGGHLFAAGQAGERFAVRNSGAIAVVEGVGDNGCEYMTGGIVTVLGKTGVNFGAGMTGGFAYVFDQFGEFHKRLNPELVAAHQLENPIHQSHLKGLIEAHARHTGSEHAAMLLSDFDNWLDCFVLVKPKHLAMADLLKHGQSGQVLAINGG; encoded by the coding sequence ATGAGTCTGTATCATCCTAGTTTTGAACGGGATAACTGTGGGTTTGGCCTGATCGCCCAAATGGACGGTGAGCCCAGTCACCGCATTGTTCGTACCGCTATCCATGGTTTAGATCGAATGAAACACCGGGGCGGTATCGCAGCTGACGGTGAAACCGGTGATGGCTGTGGCCTACTGATGCAACTGCCAGTTAAATTTTTTACCGCCATTGCGGCAGAAAATGACTGGCATCTGAGCCGTAAATTTGCCGTTGGCATGTTATTTCTCAGCCAAGATGACACAAAAGCCGAACATGCCCAACAACTCTTGGCACAAGAACTGGAAAAAGAAACCCTCAGCATTGCAGGGTGGCGTAAAGTTCCTATCAATCCCGATGCCCTTGGGCCCATTGGCCGTCACACACTGCCCCGTATATACCAAGTACTGATCAACTCTCCGATTGGCTGGCGAGAAAAAGATTTAGAACGCCGCTTATATATGGCCAGACGTCGGCTGGAGCAGCAACTCACTGAAGATAAGGACTTTTATGTTGCCAGCCTATCCGGTCAGGTGATTGTCTATAAAGGCTTGATGATGCCTGCGACCCTGCCGACCTTTTATCTCGACTTAGCAGATATTCGTTTACAAAGTTCCATCTGTCTGTTTCACCAGCGTTTTTCGACGAATACTTCACCCAAATGGCCTTTAGCCCAACCATTTCGTTATCTAGCCCATAATGGCGAAATTAATACCATTACCGGCAACCGCCAATGGGCAAGAGCCAGAGCATACAAATTCAACTCCCCACTGTTGCCAGACCTGCAGCAGGCGGCTCCCTTTGTCAACGAAAGCGGCTCAGACTCATCTTCCTTGGACAATATGCTAGAAATGCTGTTATCTGGGGGCATGGATCTCTACCGAGCCATGCGACTATTGATCCCGCCAGCATGGCAAAGCAATCCAGAAATGGATGATGATCTTAAAGCCTTTTATGATTTTAACTCCATGCATATGGAACCTTGGGATGGCCCGGCGGGGATTGTGATGACCAATGGACGCCATGCCGCCTGCGCGGTGGACCGCAATGGGCTGCGCCCTTCCCGTTATGTCATCACTAAAGACAGGATCCTCACCCTCGCCTCAGAAATCGGCATCTGGGATTATGGCCCGGATGAAGTGATCGAAAAAGGCCGCGTTGGCCCAGGTGAATTACTGGTTCTCGATACCTTAGATGGTCGACTGTATCAGTCATTTGAAATTGATAATGATCTCAAGCGCCGTCATCCCTATAAGCAATGGATGGCTAAAAACTCTCAAACCCTCACGCCAGCAAGCCAGGTACCGTCAGCGCAGCACGGCAACAGTGAGTTCTCACCCCAAGCACTGCTGCAATTTCAAAAGCTGTTTGGTTATAGCCGTGAAGAACTGGAGCAAATCATTTGGGTATTAGCCAGTAAGGGAGAAGAGGCAACCGGCTCCATGGGAGATGACACGCCAATGGCAGTGTTATCTCGCCACACTCGCAGTTTGTATGATTATTTCCGGCAAAAGTTTGCCCAGGTCACCAACCCGGCCATCGATCCGCTGCGAGAAAAACATGTGATGTCACTCACCACCTGTATCGGTCGTGAGCAAAACCTGTTCAACGAAACCACAGGTAACGCCTACCGGGTCATGTTTGAATCCCCAGTGTTACTATTCAGTGATTTTAGTCAGTTGATGACACTGGATAAAACCAACTATCGCGCCGACACCCTACAACTCAGTTACCGACCTGATGAAGGGCTAGCCTGCGCCATTGCCCGCATCACCGATGAAGCGGAAAAACTGGCTCGTACCGGCACGACACTGCTGATCCTGTCTGACCGACTAATCACCGCTAACACCCAGTTAATCCCGGCCGCCATGGCCGTTGGCGCTGTCCAACAACGTCTGGTGGATAAGAGCCTACGCTGTGACACAAATATCATTGTTGAAACCGGCTCAGCCCGAGATCCACACCACTTTGCCGTATTACTGGGATTTGGTGCCACCGCTATCTATCCCTATCTGGTATATGAGTCCATCGCGGCACTGGCGCAGCAACAACAATTGAATGATACCCGCACATTGATGCTCAATTACCGTCAGGGGATTGATAAGGGACTACGCAAAATTATGTCCAAAATGGGCATCAGTACCGTCGGCTCGTATCGTTGCAGCCAACAATTTGAAGCAGTGGGACTGGCCGATGATGTGATTAAACTGTGCTTCAATGGGGTTATCAGCCGTATTCAAGGCGCCGGATTTACCCAACTGGCAGCGGATCAAGCCAAACTGCATCAGCAAGCCTTTGCCCCCCATAAACCGCTCCCCCAGGGCGGGTTACTAAAATATGTCGCTCGCGGTGAATACCACTGTTTTAATCCAGATGTAGTCAGCGAACTACAACAAGCATTGCGCCAACATGATTATCAGGCATACCGCCGCTTTGCTCAGCGAGTTGATCAGCGCCCCGTAGCCACACTGCGGGATTTATTAACGCTATCCCTCGCCGATACACCACTGCCGCTGGACAGTATTGAAGCGGCACAATCCCTTTATCCGCGTTTTGATACTGCCGCCATGAGTATCGGGGCATTAAGTCCAGAGGCCCATGAAGCACTGGCTATTGCCATGAATCGACTGGGTGGACGCTCCAACTCTGGTGAAGGGGGGGAAGATCCTCGCCGTTTTAATACACTGCGTAACTCAGCCATTAAACAGATCGCCTCCGGCCGCTTTGGGGTCACCGCCCACTACCTGATTAATGCCGATGTTTTGCAGATAAAAATTGCCCAAGGGGCAAAACCCGGTGAAGGCGGACAGTTACCTGGGGACAAAGTCAGTGTGGATATTGCCGCGCTACGCTATGCCCGCCCCGGGGTGACATTGATTTCGCCACCACCACACCATGACATTTATTCCATTGAGGATTTAGCTCAGCTGATTTTCGATCTCAAGCAGATCAATCCCACCGCAATGGTTTCTGTCAAACTCGTCTCTGAGCCGGGCATTGGCACCATTGCCACCGGGGTAGCCAAAGCCTATGCCGATATGATCACAGTATCTGGTTATGATGGCGGAACCGGTGCCAGTCCACTGACTTCAGTAAAATATGCCGGCAGCCCTTGGGAGCTGGGATTAGCCGAAGTACATCAGGCGCTAATCCGCAATGGTCTACGCCATAAAATTCGCTTGCAAGCTGATGGCGGATTAAAAACCGGCTTGGATGTAATTAAAGCAGCTTTACTGGGGGCCGAGAGCTTCGGCTTTGGCACTGTGCCCATGATTGCCCTTGGTTGCAAATACCTGCGGATTTGTCATCTCAATAACTGCGCCACCGGCGTAGCCACTCAACATGAAACTTTGCGCCAACAGCACTTTCACGGCAAGCCAGAACAGGTGATGGCTTACTTTGAGTTTGTTGCCCAAGATGTGCGCGAATGGATGGCCAAGCTGGGCATCCATCATTTTGAGCAGTTGATCGGCCGCACAGATCTACTCGATACCCTGCCCGGAGAAACCGATAAACAGCAGGGACTGGACTTATCAGCTCTATTAGAGACACCGCCAGTACACGCGCACAGCACCAACCGCTGGCAAGAATGTAATACTCCAGCAGATCCTGGACGGTTAAATCAGACGCTACTTAGCCATTGCCAACAAGCTATTGAGCAAGATCTCGGGCTAAGTGCCCAGTTTAAAATTAATAATACCGACCGCTCTGTCGGGGCGGCGCTGGCTGGTTATATTGCCCGCCACCATGGGGTCAAAGGATGTCATCAACCTTTAGCGCTCACCTTTCAGGGAACAGCCGGACAAAGCTTTGGTGTGTGGAATAGCCCAGGAATGGCGCTGACGCTGATTGGCGATGCCAATGATTATGTCGGTAAAGGGATGTCTGGCGGCCAACTAGTGCTACACCCTCCCCTTGGCAGCCACTTTAAAACCGAACGTTCTGCCATTATCGGTAATACCTGTCTTTATGGTGCTACCGGCGGGCATTTGTTTGCTGCCGGGCAAGCCGGAGAGCGTTTTGCCGTGCGAAATTCAGGTGCTATCGCCGTTGTTGAGGGAGTGGGAGATAACGGTTGTGAATATATGACTGGCGGTATTGTTACTGTGTTGGGTAAAACCGGAGTCAACTTTGGCGCCGGCATGACAGGGGGATTTGCCTATGTATTTGACCAGTTTGGTGAGTTTCATAAACGCCTAAATCCTGAACTGGTTGCGGCGCATCAGTTAGAGAACCCTATTCACCAGTCCCATCTTAAAGGATTGATTGAGGCCCATGCCCGCCATACCGGCAGTGAGCATGCCGCCATGTTG
- a CDS encoding TIGR01212 family radical SAM protein (This family includes YhcC from E. coli K-12, an uncharacterized radical SAM protein.), with protein sequence MGLDQYVNTFGAVCKAKYGARVKKLTIDAKFTCPNRDGTLGRGGCTFCNVASFSHEMGSPLTISQQLAQGKASLQDKRARKVGSAKGISDKYIAYFQAYTSTYDEYQLLKQRYDEAIMDADIVGLSVGTRPDCVPDTVLDLLLDYQQQGLDVWLELGLQTANDVTLKRINRGHDFAVYLDTVTRARRRGLKVCTHLILGLPGEEHSDYMHTLDKVLQAGVDGLKIHPLHVVEGSTMAKALRAGRMSLLTLEDYATSVGEMIRTIPAEVILHRVTAYAKKPMLLGPDWCQFRWNGLVAIVDNLRQFGGQGCHTARPFITDCNLDSEICSQK encoded by the coding sequence GTGGGACTAGATCAATACGTCAATACATTCGGGGCCGTGTGCAAAGCTAAATACGGTGCTCGGGTAAAGAAACTGACCATAGATGCCAAATTTACCTGTCCTAACCGGGATGGCACCCTAGGGCGCGGTGGTTGCACTTTTTGCAATGTGGCTTCTTTTAGTCATGAGATGGGCTCACCTTTGACCATTTCACAGCAGTTAGCCCAAGGCAAGGCTAGTTTGCAGGATAAACGTGCCCGTAAAGTCGGCAGTGCTAAAGGAATTTCAGATAAATATATTGCTTACTTTCAAGCGTATACCAGTACATATGATGAATATCAGTTGCTGAAACAACGCTATGATGAAGCCATAATGGACGCGGATATTGTCGGGTTAAGTGTAGGGACCCGACCTGATTGTGTTCCGGATACTGTGCTGGATTTACTGCTGGATTATCAGCAGCAAGGGTTGGATGTTTGGTTGGAACTGGGACTGCAGACGGCTAATGATGTAACCTTGAAACGCATTAATCGTGGCCATGATTTTGCGGTTTATTTAGATACGGTTACCCGTGCAAGGCGGCGTGGGTTGAAAGTCTGTACTCACCTTATTCTTGGCTTGCCAGGTGAAGAGCACAGCGATTATATGCACACGTTAGATAAGGTGCTGCAAGCTGGGGTTGACGGGTTGAAAATTCATCCACTTCATGTGGTAGAGGGCAGTACTATGGCAAAAGCTCTGCGGGCTGGGCGGATGTCGCTACTGACGCTGGAGGATTATGCGACCAGTGTTGGCGAGATGATTCGAACCATTCCTGCAGAGGTGATCCTCCACCGCGTAACAGCCTATGCGAAAAAACCTATGTTGCTGGGGCCGGATTGGTGCCAGTTTCGTTGGAATGGGCTGGTGGCGATTGTGGATAATTTGCGCCAGTTTGGGGGGCAGGGGTGTCATACGGCGCGGCCATTTATAACGGATTGCAACCTTGATAGTGAGATTTGTTCGCAGAAATAA